A genomic region of Desulfatirhabdium butyrativorans DSM 18734 contains the following coding sequences:
- the traT gene encoding complement resistance protein TraT — protein sequence MRATDRKRWMIALCMLVVCFAACAPIQRGIDYSQMQTDVAMSETIFLSPTDAPKTIYIKAQNTSSYQAATGFFQEGLKSNLMSKGYTIVQSVKEATYILQANIRYVGEWKDDITFEGAGTGAVAGALAGVGLAGQGHGVGGGIIGGLVGAGIGLAADLATRPKTAVAVIDFQLTERLNPDEDIIDQRVDKTTATSESKTLGGIGSKANRPTSSTSVKTVTSGKAGTKIYTAGVAAKAIQINLNVDEAMQKLIYIAANQIGGIF from the coding sequence ATGAGAGCAACTGACCGAAAAAGATGGATGATCGCTTTATGCATGCTGGTTGTCTGTTTTGCCGCATGTGCACCGATCCAGAGAGGAATCGACTACAGCCAGATGCAAACGGATGTGGCCATGAGCGAAACGATTTTTCTCAGCCCGACGGATGCCCCGAAAACCATTTATATCAAGGCGCAAAACACGAGCAGTTATCAGGCGGCGACGGGATTCTTTCAGGAGGGGTTGAAATCGAATCTGATGTCCAAGGGATACACCATCGTGCAATCGGTAAAGGAGGCGACCTACATCCTGCAGGCAAATATCCGGTATGTGGGTGAATGGAAAGATGACATCACGTTCGAAGGGGCCGGAACGGGCGCTGTGGCTGGCGCACTGGCAGGCGTCGGCCTGGCAGGGCAAGGACATGGTGTAGGTGGAGGCATCATCGGCGGATTGGTTGGCGCCGGTATCGGCCTGGCCGCCGATTTGGCGACGAGACCCAAAACAGCCGTTGCGGTCATCGATTTTCAATTGACGGAACGCCTGAACCCCGATGAGGACATTATCGATCAGCGGGTGGACAAGACAACCGCGACAAGCGAGTCGAAGACCCTCGGTGGAATCGGAAGCAAGGCCAACAGGCCAACCTCCAGCACAAGCGTCAAAACCGTCACCAGCGGCAAAGCCGGAACAAAGATTTATACGGCAGGTGTCGCAGCCAAAGCGATTCAGATCAACCTGAACGTCGACGAAGCGATGCAAAAGCTCATTTACATTGCGGCAAACCAGATCGGAGGCATTTTTTAG
- a CDS encoding biotin-dependent carboxyltransferase family protein, with the protein MIHILEPGVLSTVQDLGRYGFQDRGVPVSGAMDVFSLRVGNALVGNEAHAAGIEISFGGFIADFGSDLVFSLTGAKAPARLNQESIPFWHSINAQCGDRLWIGTAPKGARILLCVAGGIDVPAVMGSRSTYLKAAFGGYKGRALKPGDRLCCGKPHHRPLPRLDPGLIPEYGGYIQVRAVPGPQDHAFTAEALERFFTSGYTVTPRSDRMGLMLEGPLLAHRAGADILSDGILPGSVQVPGSGQPIVLMADRQTIGGYAKIATVISVDISRLAQTLPGDRVRFEPIDAFEAREISLRETFRLRQWALGVRTDGLD; encoded by the coding sequence ATGATCCATATTCTTGAGCCTGGCGTACTTTCGACCGTTCAGGATCTGGGCCGATACGGTTTTCAGGATCGCGGCGTTCCAGTGTCGGGGGCCATGGATGTTTTTTCGCTTCGTGTGGGCAACGCCCTGGTTGGAAATGAGGCCCATGCGGCAGGCATCGAAATCTCTTTCGGCGGATTCATTGCGGATTTCGGCTCCGATTTGGTTTTCAGTCTCACAGGGGCAAAAGCGCCTGCCCGATTGAACCAAGAGAGCATTCCTTTCTGGCACAGCATTAACGCCCAATGCGGCGATCGACTCTGGATCGGCACTGCACCAAAGGGTGCGAGAATTCTGCTGTGTGTTGCGGGCGGAATTGATGTCCCTGCCGTCATGGGCAGCCGCTCGACGTATCTGAAGGCCGCTTTCGGCGGATACAAGGGCCGGGCGCTGAAACCGGGGGATCGGCTTTGCTGCGGCAAGCCTCATCATCGGCCATTGCCTCGGCTCGATCCAGGACTCATTCCCGAATATGGGGGTTACATCCAAGTCCGGGCCGTGCCCGGCCCCCAAGACCATGCTTTTACTGCCGAAGCGCTGGAGCGTTTCTTTACATCCGGGTACACTGTAACGCCCCGCTCGGATCGCATGGGGCTGATGCTCGAAGGTCCGCTTCTTGCCCATCGGGCAGGGGCAGATATCCTCTCCGATGGCATCTTGCCCGGATCGGTGCAGGTCCCCGGAAGCGGTCAGCCCATTGTCCTGATGGCAGACCGGCAGACCATTGGCGGCTACGCCAAGATCGCCACCGTCATCAGCGTGGACATTTCCCGGCTAGCGCAGACCCTTCCCGGTGATCGGGTCCGTTTCGAGCCGATCGACGCATTCGAAGCCAGGGAGATCTCGTTAAGAGAGACATTTCGTCTTCGCCAATGGGCTCTTGGTGTTCGAACCGATGGATTGGATTGA
- the pxpB gene encoding 5-oxoprolinase subunit PxpB, whose translation MPDYPRFRLCGDTGLLIEFGDNIDPHTHQRLMRLYHALKTPAIQGILDLVPSYASLLVHFDPWQISYERLLLCMDDCMKENRETVDSAPSRIVEIPVHYGGSSGPDMEEVCRYHRMHPEEVIALHSAPVYTVYMIGFTPGFPYLGGLDERLFTPRKQTPRKIVPAGSVGLADKQTGIYSIDSPGGWQLIGRTPLRLFDPDTEPPFLLEPGDRIRFIPLSTEDGAADDPYS comes from the coding sequence ATGCCCGATTATCCGCGATTTCGACTCTGCGGCGATACCGGGTTGCTGATCGAATTCGGCGACAACATCGATCCACATACCCACCAGCGCCTCATGCGACTGTATCATGCCCTGAAGACCCCGGCCATCCAGGGCATTCTCGATCTGGTGCCAAGCTATGCCAGTTTACTGGTACACTTCGACCCCTGGCAGATTTCCTACGAAAGACTTTTGCTCTGCATGGACGATTGCATGAAGGAAAACCGGGAAACCGTTGACAGTGCACCCAGCCGTATTGTCGAAATTCCGGTACACTACGGCGGCAGCTCCGGCCCCGACATGGAAGAAGTGTGCCGCTACCATCGCATGCATCCGGAAGAAGTGATCGCCTTGCATTCAGCTCCGGTATATACCGTTTACATGATCGGCTTTACCCCGGGATTCCCGTATCTGGGCGGACTCGATGAGCGGCTGTTTACCCCGCGGAAACAGACACCGCGCAAAATTGTTCCGGCAGGAAGTGTCGGCCTGGCAGACAAACAAACGGGCATTTACTCCATCGACAGCCCCGGCGGGTGGCAACTGATCGGCCGGACCCCGCTCCGACTTTTCGACCCGGACACAGAACCGCCTTTTTTGCTGGAGCCCGGAGATCGGATTCGGTTCATCCCCCTATCGACCGAAGATGGCGCTGCAGATGATCCATATTCTTGA
- the dapA gene encoding 4-hydroxy-tetrahydrodipicolinate synthase, whose amino-acid sequence MKEWTGSYVVCITPMSEDQEIDEQGLKDNIEWYIEMGSAGICCCGSTGEFVSLTREERLRVARITVDQVKGRIPVLVGTASETTRDTIAYTRHAREIGADGVLIINPYYCKPSENEIYQHFRAVSEAVDIPIMLYNNPHTSGIDMSDELIVKLCSLKNIKYVKEASGEIRRVRNLLRLSRGSIRVFCGADDLALESFLMGACGFISVCGNIIPDLSQQLFNLVQAGDIAGAKILYDRMLPLCVLIEKSGKLVQVVKAGVRKLGHAAGPCRLPRLPLTQAEDEALESVLRDMGLLSCTIATSSCP is encoded by the coding sequence GTGAAAGAGTGGACGGGAAGTTACGTTGTCTGTATCACACCCATGAGCGAAGATCAGGAAATCGATGAACAGGGTCTGAAAGACAACATCGAATGGTATATCGAAATGGGCTCGGCAGGTATCTGCTGCTGTGGCAGTACGGGGGAATTTGTCAGTCTGACCCGAGAAGAGCGGCTTCGCGTCGCCCGCATCACCGTAGATCAGGTGAAAGGCCGAATTCCGGTCCTGGTGGGGACAGCATCTGAAACCACCCGGGATACGATCGCTTATACCCGGCATGCCCGGGAAATCGGCGCAGATGGCGTGCTGATCATCAATCCATACTACTGCAAGCCATCGGAGAATGAAATTTATCAGCATTTCCGGGCAGTCTCAGAAGCCGTCGATATACCCATCATGCTCTACAACAACCCGCACACCAGCGGAATTGACATGAGCGACGAGCTGATCGTGAAACTCTGTTCCCTTAAAAACATCAAATATGTCAAGGAGGCTTCCGGAGAAATCCGGCGGGTGCGAAACCTCCTGCGACTATCCCGAGGATCGATTCGGGTCTTCTGCGGCGCCGACGATCTGGCTCTCGAATCTTTCCTGATGGGTGCATGCGGCTTCATTTCCGTATGTGGCAACATCATTCCCGATCTCTCGCAGCAGTTGTTCAATCTCGTTCAGGCGGGTGACATTGCAGGCGCGAAAATCCTTTACGACCGAATGCTTCCCCTGTGCGTCCTGATCGAAAAATCCGGGAAACTTGTCCAGGTCGTCAAGGCCGGTGTACGGAAACTCGGGCATGCTGCAGGTCCTTGCCGGCTGCCCAGGCTTCCGCTGACGCAGGCCGAAGATGAAGCCCTCGAATCCGTGCTGCGCGATATGGGATTGCTCTCATGCACCATTGCAACAAGCTCGTGTCCATAA
- a CDS encoding YgiQ family radical SAM protein, whose translation MSIFLPATISEMERLGWHRLDIVLVSGDAYIDSPQSGISLIGKALLHEGFRVGIIAQPDIQSPDDIRRLGEPELFWGVTAGSVDSMVANYTASRKRRQRDDATPGGINNRRPDRATIVYTNLIRRAFKSSRPIVLGGIEASLRRIAHYDAWDRSVRRSILFDAKADILVYGMGERTVVELANCIAASGDLRRIRGICTISTAKPEGFLELPSYESVRESPACFRDMFHLFSENQDPIAASGLVQAHGGRFLVHNPPAEPLSPAEQDAIHTLGFVYDVHPLHRSQGVVRALDTLDFSITTHRGCFGQCSFCAITLHQGRTVVSRSPDSILDEIERMSHHPRFKGMLRDVGGPTANMYGMDCRIASKRGACNHQACLFPAPCRKHQPDHGPLIALLEKIRSLPQVRKAHIASGVRHDLILSDRKNGLAFLKDLIWYHLSGQLKVAPEHTEADVLRWMRKPEFDTLIAFKRHFDAINRARGKKQFLTYYFMAAHPGCTLDHMKNMKRTIDRYLKLVPEQIQIFTPTPSTCSTMMYHTGEDPDTTEALFVERDEGRRMQQKRVIL comes from the coding sequence ATGTCTATCTTTCTGCCAGCGACAATATCGGAAATGGAGCGTCTCGGTTGGCACCGGCTCGATATTGTACTGGTTTCCGGCGATGCCTATATCGACAGCCCGCAATCCGGCATCAGCCTCATCGGAAAAGCCCTTCTGCATGAAGGCTTTCGGGTCGGGATCATTGCACAACCCGATATCCAGTCTCCGGATGATATCCGCAGACTGGGTGAGCCCGAACTCTTTTGGGGAGTCACTGCAGGAAGTGTAGATTCGATGGTGGCCAACTATACGGCATCCCGAAAGCGGCGCCAACGCGACGACGCCACTCCTGGTGGCATCAACAACCGAAGGCCGGATCGGGCAACAATCGTCTACACCAATCTCATTCGGAGGGCCTTCAAATCGTCCCGGCCGATCGTTCTGGGCGGCATCGAGGCAAGCCTGAGACGGATCGCCCACTACGATGCCTGGGATCGATCTGTCCGGCGTTCCATACTTTTCGATGCCAAGGCGGATATACTCGTTTACGGCATGGGAGAGCGGACCGTCGTTGAACTGGCCAACTGCATCGCTGCATCGGGTGATCTCCGCCGCATTCGCGGCATCTGCACCATTTCGACTGCCAAACCCGAAGGATTTCTGGAACTGCCCTCTTACGAGAGCGTTCGGGAAAGCCCTGCCTGTTTTCGAGACATGTTTCACCTGTTTTCCGAGAACCAGGACCCGATTGCCGCATCCGGGCTCGTTCAGGCTCATGGCGGACGCTTCCTGGTGCACAACCCGCCGGCAGAACCGCTTTCACCGGCGGAACAGGATGCGATTCATACCCTTGGCTTCGTCTATGACGTCCATCCGCTGCATCGCTCCCAGGGCGTTGTCCGGGCTTTGGATACCCTGGACTTTTCCATTACGACCCATCGGGGCTGTTTCGGCCAATGCAGCTTTTGCGCTATCACCCTGCATCAGGGAAGAACGGTTGTTTCCAGAAGTCCGGACTCCATCCTGGATGAAATCGAACGCATGAGTCATCATCCGAGATTCAAGGGCATGCTGCGGGATGTCGGCGGCCCGACGGCCAATATGTATGGCATGGATTGCCGGATAGCCAGCAAGCGAGGCGCATGCAACCATCAGGCGTGCCTCTTTCCTGCTCCTTGCAGAAAACACCAGCCGGATCATGGACCGCTAATCGCGCTTCTCGAGAAAATCCGCTCGTTGCCGCAGGTTCGAAAAGCACATATCGCATCCGGTGTCCGCCATGATCTGATCCTCTCGGATCGGAAAAATGGGTTGGCTTTTTTGAAGGATTTGATATGGTATCATCTGTCCGGGCAACTGAAGGTCGCGCCGGAGCATACCGAAGCCGACGTGCTCCGGTGGATGCGCAAACCCGAATTTGATACACTGATCGCATTCAAGCGGCATTTCGATGCCATCAACCGGGCTCGCGGGAAAAAGCAGTTTCTGACGTATTATTTCATGGCCGCACATCCCGGTTGCACGCTCGATCATATGAAGAACATGAAACGGACGATCGACCGCTATCTGAAACTCGTTCCCGAACAAATTCAGATATTCACACCGACACCATCGACCTGCTCCACCATGATGTACCATACGGGAGAAGACCCGGACACCACGGAAGCCTTGTTTGTGGAACGGGATGAAGGGCGACGGATGCAACAGAAGCGGGTGATTCTGTAG
- the fusA gene encoding elongation factor G: MSKSIPIHQIRNIGIIAHIDAGKTTVSERILYYTGKSHKIGEVHDGEAVMDWMADEQERGITITSAVTTCQWKDAQIQLIDTPGHVDFTIEVERSLRVLDGAVGVFCAVGGVEPQSETVWRQADKYHVPKIAFVNKMDRIGADFQRTVEMMRTKLHAVPLLLQIPCGEEDGFEGVIDLISMKKITWDEETLGATFQELPIPEYLLASAQSHRDRLVETVAEMDDGLMEKWVAEEPIDIESLQAAIRRATIALKLTPVLCGSALKNKGIQPLLNAILLYLPSPADVPPIRGINPINGEPVECPAKEKAPLAALIFKVAMLEGRRLSFVRVYSGKMVTGDDVYNPFRNKKEKLSRILRMHANKKDRIEETGPGSIVGVMGLKDSSTGETICHADHPVLLERIDVYEPVISVAIEPKSRADQEKLDQVLEKFLAEDPTLRVREDEETGQKILSGMGELHLEVIVSRMIREFGTHVNVGKPQVVFRETIETESEGSAVFERDIAGQHHFGQVSLRLIPLKRGTGNRFESGLAADALPALFVTAVEKGVMESLESGTLMGYPVVDVQAVLIDALWREGQGTELAYKVSASMAVKNALANASPFLLDPIMDVEVQVPENHTGDVIGDIHARGGKIESIEQRHGLQAIRAIVPLAKMFGYSTSLRSATQGRGTYTMKFSHFDKL, encoded by the coding sequence ATGAGCAAGAGCATTCCCATTCACCAAATTCGCAACATCGGCATCATCGCCCACATCGACGCCGGAAAGACGACGGTTTCCGAACGGATTCTCTACTATACGGGAAAATCCCACAAGATCGGAGAGGTGCATGACGGTGAGGCGGTCATGGACTGGATGGCAGATGAGCAGGAAAGGGGGATAACGATTACATCCGCCGTTACCACCTGCCAGTGGAAAGATGCCCAGATTCAACTGATCGATACACCGGGGCATGTCGATTTCACCATCGAGGTCGAACGCTCGCTGCGGGTGCTGGACGGGGCGGTTGGCGTGTTCTGCGCCGTAGGCGGCGTCGAGCCGCAATCCGAGACGGTCTGGCGCCAGGCGGACAAATACCATGTACCCAAAATCGCCTTCGTCAACAAGATGGATCGCATTGGCGCCGATTTCCAGCGTACCGTCGAGATGATGCGGACCAAGCTGCATGCCGTTCCGCTTCTGCTTCAGATCCCCTGCGGCGAGGAAGACGGTTTCGAGGGTGTCATCGATCTGATTTCGATGAAGAAGATTACATGGGATGAAGAAACACTTGGGGCTACCTTTCAGGAATTGCCCATTCCGGAGTATCTTCTCGCAAGCGCCCAATCCCATCGGGATCGTCTGGTGGAAACGGTAGCGGAGATGGATGATGGTCTCATGGAAAAATGGGTCGCGGAAGAGCCCATCGATATCGAGTCGTTGCAGGCCGCCATTCGCCGGGCGACCATCGCGTTGAAGCTGACACCGGTATTGTGCGGATCGGCCCTTAAAAACAAGGGGATTCAACCGCTTCTGAATGCCATCCTTCTGTATTTGCCCAGCCCGGCGGATGTGCCACCGATCCGGGGCATCAATCCGATCAATGGTGAGCCGGTCGAATGCCCAGCCAAAGAGAAGGCGCCGCTTGCTGCCCTCATTTTCAAGGTCGCCATGCTGGAAGGTCGCAGGCTCAGTTTCGTTCGGGTTTACAGCGGAAAGATGGTCACCGGTGACGATGTCTACAACCCTTTCCGGAACAAAAAAGAAAAACTCAGCAGGATCCTGCGGATGCATGCCAACAAGAAGGATCGGATCGAAGAGACGGGGCCGGGCAGCATTGTCGGTGTGATGGGACTCAAGGATTCATCAACGGGTGAAACCATCTGTCATGCGGATCATCCGGTGCTTCTGGAACGAATCGATGTTTACGAGCCCGTCATTTCCGTTGCCATCGAACCCAAAAGCCGGGCTGACCAGGAGAAACTGGACCAGGTGCTGGAGAAATTCCTGGCCGAGGATCCGACGCTTCGGGTTCGGGAAGATGAGGAAACCGGTCAGAAGATTTTGTCCGGCATGGGCGAGCTGCATCTGGAGGTCATCGTCAGCCGCATGATCCGGGAGTTTGGCACCCATGTGAATGTCGGGAAACCCCAGGTCGTTTTCCGGGAAACGATCGAGACCGAAAGCGAAGGCAGCGCCGTATTCGAGCGCGACATTGCCGGCCAGCATCATTTCGGCCAGGTTTCCCTGCGATTGATTCCCCTCAAACGGGGAACGGGAAATCGCTTCGAATCCGGACTTGCTGCGGATGCGCTGCCGGCGCTTTTTGTGACTGCAGTGGAAAAAGGGGTGATGGAATCTCTGGAGAGCGGCACCCTGATGGGGTATCCGGTTGTCGATGTACAGGCGGTTCTCATCGATGCATTGTGGCGGGAAGGGCAGGGGACGGAGCTCGCCTACAAGGTCAGCGCTTCCATGGCTGTAAAAAACGCCTTGGCCAATGCTTCGCCTTTTCTGCTCGACCCCATCATGGATGTGGAAGTTCAGGTGCCGGAAAACCATACCGGGGATGTGATCGGCGATATTCATGCAAGGGGAGGGAAAATCGAATCGATCGAACAGCGCCACGGGCTTCAGGCTATCCGGGCCATCGTGCCGCTTGCGAAGATGTTCGGCTATTCCACATCGCTGCGCTCGGCGACTCAGGGGAGGGGTACCTATACGATGAAATTCTCCCACTTCGACAAGTTGTGA
- a CDS encoding (2Fe-2S)-binding protein, whose protein sequence is MHHCNKLVSITVNGRSIKVREGQTVAQAMLAEGMIHCRTTLDGRPVSVFCGMGICGECRMVVNGIPNTRICQTLAQEGMTVRQQDDATLGMAS, encoded by the coding sequence ATGCACCATTGCAACAAGCTCGTGTCCATAACGGTAAACGGCAGATCCATCAAGGTTCGAGAGGGGCAGACCGTCGCACAGGCCATGCTTGCCGAGGGCATGATCCATTGCCGCACCACCTTGGATGGGAGGCCTGTTTCCGTTTTCTGCGGCATGGGTATATGCGGCGAATGCCGGATGGTCGTCAATGGCATCCCCAATACCCGCATTTGTCAAACCCTTGCACAGGAAGGCATGACCGTTCGGCAGCAAGACGATGCAACGCTCGGGATGGCATCATGA
- a CDS encoding FtsK/SpoIIIE domain-containing protein: MPVHLSVSQIREALFAAVSKTRKIPKPSAQQRLAGRLFHECFAALICSISESSGSSSAMQGLETLEKTLYERYLGPRLITHLVYLRKHTACVRTLWIACRNMCKWLSELRQSAASQKIELLFHPEEAFSITLSMPHWSDTIILSGVADLMLSIDKSPQWCLVELKLSRSVPELDLSQACLYHLMASRQMPQASGKLALVRFCPEKSETLLEESELAHVRPRLIEWIGRFAGVRDERTRPSQGVASRSFGTDILQQAIRIEEIFHEYGLNVTRCGDPIVGPSYIRYPIQLGKGVKIGAVQKTATEIQHRLGSQSPPFIHLSEGQVFVDLQREDRQIVWFRDVLGQLRKSGPFGGCSRVILGVDLSNRLYTADLAEPENAHFLVAGTTGSGKTEWLRCVIAGLIMTNTPQTLRLVIIDPKRSGFSELQTSPFLLHARALVYPDEQNAADVLGDLADEMDRRYRHFEKLHTDGLDQYNRSGSPPLPRIVCICDEYADLINRDREERKHIESRINRLGQKARSAGIHLVIATQHPSRQIVKGTLDANLPARVGLKMNRDIESKMVLNQRGAEHLLGNGDMLFKNIGEPMRLQAPLMSPEERHRIFSSNFYRENLNEGKSE, encoded by the coding sequence ATGCCGGTTCATCTCAGTGTCAGCCAGATTCGGGAAGCACTGTTTGCCGCAGTGAGCAAGACGAGAAAAATCCCGAAGCCATCCGCCCAGCAGCGACTTGCTGGAAGGCTTTTCCATGAATGTTTCGCTGCCCTGATCTGCTCCATCTCCGAATCCTCCGGCTCTTCTTCAGCCATGCAGGGACTCGAAACACTCGAGAAAACGCTCTACGAGCGGTATCTTGGACCCAGGCTCATCACCCATCTCGTTTACCTCAGAAAGCATACGGCCTGCGTCCGAACCCTCTGGATTGCTTGCCGAAACATGTGTAAATGGCTCTCCGAGCTGAGGCAAAGCGCTGCATCGCAGAAGATCGAGCTGCTTTTTCATCCGGAAGAAGCCTTTTCCATAACGCTATCCATGCCCCACTGGTCCGATACGATCATCCTCTCCGGTGTGGCCGATCTCATGCTTTCCATCGATAAAAGCCCCCAATGGTGCCTCGTGGAGCTCAAGCTCTCCCGGTCCGTTCCCGAACTTGACCTCTCACAAGCCTGCCTCTACCACCTGATGGCATCCCGGCAGATGCCGCAAGCTTCCGGGAAACTGGCGCTCGTTCGATTCTGTCCGGAAAAATCCGAAACACTTTTGGAAGAATCGGAGTTGGCCCATGTCAGACCCCGACTGATCGAATGGATTGGGCGGTTCGCCGGTGTGCGGGACGAAAGAACGCGTCCATCGCAGGGCGTCGCCTCCCGATCCTTCGGGACAGATATCCTTCAGCAGGCAATCCGCATCGAAGAAATTTTTCACGAATACGGTCTCAACGTTACCCGATGCGGAGATCCGATTGTCGGACCATCCTATATCCGATATCCCATCCAACTGGGAAAAGGCGTCAAGATCGGCGCCGTGCAGAAAACAGCAACCGAAATCCAGCATCGGCTCGGCTCGCAGAGCCCCCCCTTCATTCACCTGAGCGAAGGCCAGGTTTTCGTAGACCTGCAGCGTGAAGACCGTCAGATCGTATGGTTTCGGGATGTTCTGGGCCAACTCCGGAAAAGCGGGCCATTTGGAGGCTGCTCGCGCGTGATTCTGGGGGTCGATCTGTCCAATCGCCTGTATACGGCCGATCTTGCCGAACCGGAAAATGCCCATTTTCTGGTGGCAGGAACTACAGGAAGCGGCAAGACGGAGTGGCTTCGTTGTGTCATTGCAGGGCTCATCATGACCAACACGCCCCAAACCCTCCGGCTGGTGATCATCGATCCCAAAAGGAGCGGTTTCTCCGAACTGCAGACATCTCCTTTCCTGCTGCATGCCAGAGCCCTCGTCTATCCGGATGAGCAGAACGCAGCTGACGTACTTGGCGATCTTGCCGACGAGATGGACCGGCGATACAGACATTTCGAAAAACTGCATACCGACGGGCTCGATCAGTACAACCGATCGGGAAGTCCCCCGCTTCCCCGGATCGTATGCATCTGCGATGAATACGCCGATCTGATCAACCGGGACCGGGAAGAGCGAAAACACATCGAATCGCGCATCAACCGTCTCGGACAAAAGGCGCGTTCCGCAGGCATCCATCTGGTGATCGCCACCCAGCATCCCAGCCGCCAGATCGTCAAGGGAACGCTCGATGCCAATCTGCCGGCCCGTGTCGGTCTTAAAATGAATCGGGACATCGAATCCAAAATGGTTCTCAACCAGCGGGGGGCAGAGCATTTGCTGGGGAATGGAGACATGCTCTTCAAGAACATCGGTGAGCCCATGCGGCTTCAGGCTCCGCTGATGAGTCCCGAAGAACGCCACCGGATATTCTCGAGCAATTTTTATCGTGAAAATCTGAATGAAGGGAAGAGCGAATAG
- a CDS encoding NAD(P)/FAD-dependent oxidoreductase, which yields MKRVDVAIVGAGPAGMVAASTAASNGLSIAWIDDQPDVGGKVLQKAFLSGKISDLSKTSLVGIRKTCEHELSKAAGGIERFFGTQVWEIEQNRTLHLAPIQRGASCPSAIKAEAIVLAEGAVERHVPFPGWTLPGVMAAGGLGLFVKRGIIPGHRVFLAGSGLLQLALLRDLAQMGLRPAGISLPLSFAETLAFFFGSVLWMGSSRLLFLAAALYDLMRSRIPVYFRSAVTEADGEERLSAVRLQSIDPKWRPIANTGNRIPADTLAIGYGIQPSCDLSRLCGCLHIWEDNAGYWKPLRDRWLETSAPGIWAAGDGARIAGYESAWLEGQIAGLAVCASLGNIPPALAEKRIKPLLQRLAIHDRMAKRIDALSRPRDGIWNVVTDNTIICRCESVRAGDIRKAVASGAQDIGDIKRRTRLGMGPCQARFCTRSINELLARYGRKQRIADALFRPRTPAKPVRFENMAEDVPQALSGDSGRETACQPDEESI from the coding sequence ATGAAGCGGGTGGATGTCGCCATCGTCGGAGCTGGTCCGGCAGGAATGGTCGCAGCCTCGACAGCCGCCTCCAATGGGCTCAGCATCGCCTGGATCGACGACCAACCGGACGTCGGTGGCAAGGTGCTTCAGAAAGCGTTTCTCTCCGGTAAAATTTCCGATCTTTCCAAAACCAGCCTTGTCGGGATCCGGAAAACCTGTGAACATGAACTCTCGAAGGCGGCAGGCGGTATCGAGCGATTCTTCGGAACCCAGGTCTGGGAAATCGAGCAGAACCGCACCCTGCATCTTGCACCCATCCAGCGCGGGGCATCCTGCCCATCGGCGATCAAGGCGGAGGCCATCGTGCTGGCGGAAGGCGCTGTCGAGCGGCATGTTCCCTTTCCCGGTTGGACCTTGCCGGGAGTGATGGCTGCCGGCGGACTCGGGCTTTTCGTCAAACGAGGCATCATACCTGGACATCGTGTTTTTCTCGCTGGAAGCGGTCTGCTGCAGCTTGCCCTGCTGCGGGATCTTGCCCAAATGGGTCTTCGCCCAGCGGGGATCAGCCTTCCTTTGTCCTTTGCTGAAACCCTCGCCTTTTTCTTCGGATCGGTCCTCTGGATGGGATCGAGCCGCCTGCTCTTTCTGGCCGCGGCCTTATATGATCTGATGCGCTCCCGGATCCCGGTATACTTCCGGAGCGCCGTAACCGAAGCCGATGGAGAAGAGCGGCTCTCTGCCGTCCGGCTGCAATCCATCGATCCGAAATGGCGACCCATTGCCAACACCGGAAACAGGATACCGGCTGACACGCTGGCAATCGGATACGGTATCCAGCCTTCATGCGACCTGAGCCGGTTGTGCGGATGCCTCCATATCTGGGAAGATAATGCGGGCTACTGGAAACCGCTTCGGGACCGGTGGCTCGAAACATCCGCGCCGGGCATCTGGGCCGCAGGGGATGGAGCCCGTATTGCCGGTTATGAGTCGGCCTGGCTCGAAGGACAAATTGCAGGACTGGCGGTGTGCGCTTCCCTGGGGAACATTCCACCCGCACTCGCCGAAAAGCGGATCAAACCACTACTGCAGCGCCTTGCCATACACGATCGCATGGCCAAACGGATCGATGCCCTTTCCAGACCCCGGGATGGGATCTGGAACGTTGTCACCGACAACACCATCATATGCCGCTGTGAATCCGTGCGGGCCGGCGATATCCGGAAAGCCGTCGCGAGCGGTGCTCAGGACATCGGGGATATCAAGCGCCGCACCCGCCTGGGAATGGGGCCTTGCCAGGCCAGATTCTGCACCCGGAGTATCAACGAATTGCTGGCACGATACGGAAGAAAGCAGCGTATTGCGGATGCCCTATTCCGCCCGCGGACCCCCGCAAAGCCGGTCCGATTCGAAAACATGGCAGAGGATGTCCCGCAGGCATTATCCGGTGACAGCGGACGGGAAACGGCCTGTCAACCAGATGAGGAAAGCATCTGA